A window of Poecilia reticulata strain Guanapo linkage group LG7, Guppy_female_1.0+MT, whole genome shotgun sequence genomic DNA:
CATTAAGCTGGTGCTGAGCCTCCTTAGGTCTAATTTAGAATCTGATTAACTGTATTCATATGCACTCAAGCAGTAAAATATGTCGCAGTATTTCACTTTGTTAACTCCGCATCAGGAGATGTACACACTTGTAAATCATCTGAAAAGTTTCTAATTTGTGAGGAGTTGTGAGTGCTTAATTAGTTTACTGATATGtatatctgaaaaaaataatctgatggATCTAAATGCAGGGAAACCAGTTGCTACCAGCATCTGAGCTCCTTGCCTCTGCTGCCTggatttgtgttatttttcattaaaccatCATTGCAGTTCAACCTGGGTTCACCTCATCTACCTCACCACCTCACCACCACAATTCTTGAAAATCTGATTGGCATACCAGATAAATGTGCAGCTTTTCTTGGCACATTGAATTAGGAGGAGGCTGTGGCCAGGTGTAGGACTTGCTGGAGGTCAAATTAAAGGGAGAAATTGTTCAGCAATCTTTGCAATTATGGAGGTAAATAATTGGAAGCCATTAGGTGTCACCATACCTGCCTTTGTGTCTTTTATTGCGATGTGGCTATATGAGGTATAAGTGTCTTAGGAAGTCAGAGGTATCATGGGAAATTTAGAGTAACCTAAGCAGTTCCTGTTCACACCATTATATTAAACTAATAACGGCACTTATTCCACTGGCGTCAAACACAGCTGCAAACCAAAGGCCCCAGGAGGAATcgaagaaaaaaggcaggaaaaagCGTTTCCATTATGCTTGCAAAATCTCATACAATTGCTGAATTGTCCAATATTAAATCttaaaagaatttatttttgtctctgagttttttcttccagtgaccactaagcaggtgggtttttggtcttgatttaaaggaacttggCGTTactgctgttttgcagttttctggcagtgtgtagaagctgaatgctgcttctccatgtttggttctggttttggggatgcagagcagaccagaaccagaaccagaatcagaatacctgagtggtctggaaggttgattcAGCAACAACAGATCCTTAATGTATTGTGGTACTAGGCCGTTCAGTGACATAAACttgtaaaatcattttaaagtccATCATCAGAGATGCAGTGAGCCAGtaaaggactttaaaactggagCAATATGCTCAGTTTTCCTGGTTCTACTTCAGATTAAAGGCTGTTTGCCTCAAGGTACATGGTGACAATGACTCTATTGTTGATGTTGAATGACTCCTACTACcaagacaaaaaagcaaatgacTCAAGAACAGGATTAACCCGTTGAATGAGCTTGATGATAAATCTTTGCGACTACTTCCAGATATACAAAGGCAATGCAGCTGAAatcttttgtttccttcagaaaATCACTTTGTATGAGTCAGTGATGAGAGttgttttgtgtatattttgggAATGTGGACACCTTGATCAGGAGACAGATGTGCATATCACCTGCGTAATTGAATCAACACTGTACAATAATGCAGAAGATTTGAAATACAACATATGAACTAAGGAGTACATGAAGTTCTATGAAGTTCTCTGcaattgttttatgttgtaaGGCTTCTATTTATGATTCCAAGAGTTTTTAATTCCATGAATTCATGGAATACGTCCACAGCTGTCACTCCAACATCTGGAGAGAACGCCaatgtctcctctgatggctgatagatgatgagcacTATAGCACTATGACTGAATTATGGAaatatctcatgtaactgttgAAACAcagctcctttaaatcaaggctaaaatcacatttgtttaGAGGTGTCTTTAACTAAAAATGAATTGATTCTGGTGTGGGTCACAACTTTTGATTactttttctattctatttatCCTATTCTATTTATAAtgcaatgtttatttgttttttattttttaatattatgttatgctttttatgatgtaaagcgaTTTGTACAGTACTGTTCCTGAAATGTGCCATATAAACCTTGACCTCTTCACTCCTCAGTCTCAGTGAAGATGGCAGCCATGGATTCTCATAGAGCTCTGAGATGTAGCTTGTCTATCTGCATTTTACTAAGAAATAATTAATGACCGTAATGTTTTCCACAAATGAAAACTAAGCAATTTCttaagtattttagattttatttttaattaaagcacaTATAAACATCCCCAGCAGTGCtaatgcataaatatttttaatctgttaaaacAACTAACCATAGAGGTTTACATTTGTATAACAGTCATGACAGTTTGGATTCCCATTAATAATAGCTTTACAATAtgtgtcacttttattttttattttttacacaaaagttACATAAATTAAGACAGTTCTGTCTCAACAACTGCAGATTCCTGGCATGCTTGTAAACAGCAATTTTACATTCATGGTTTGCATAAAACGATCTTACTTGACTAAAACAACACAGAAGCAACATCACTTCTCATGTGGCAAAGTTCCCAAAGAGTGTAGAAACAGAACAGGACAAAATGATGGATTAAATGCTTTACATTTACcttgtgaataaaacatttcagcactAAAATATTGATGTGAAAAGACATGATTTTCAGTCTCTTTGCTTTCTCTGGTTTTAACAGCTCCTGATTACATgctgaacaaaaatgtattttgtatattGCATATAGCAGAGTGTGTGCAATATACAAAAGACGTGTGCAAAAGACATATTTATGTCTTCTGCACACCGTGCATCATACTGTTCCGATGCTTTCAAGTCTTTTTAATAAGATAATAAGAAGCACACAGCTTTACCACTGGCTGTATGGACTATATGATGACCTCATTATGTGCATTGCtaatcagctggctgaaagaagggtACTGCATACAACACATTTGGCtacttcaaaatatttctggttgCATAGAAGACGGGTGGCCAAAGGGTAAAAACTAAGTCAGACTAAACTACTCCATTTCTGTAAGGCTGTTTAAAACTCCACTTTGCAAGCTATGCCCATATGTCAGTTAAGCAGCCAACTGCAGGCTCTGCCAGAGCAGATAGCTGGACTAATGAATGTTGTAGTCAGTGGTTACAGGCTGTTAAGAGCAGATGGAGTACAGTAaacaatatcaataaataactaTGCAATTATATGTTGCAATATATAAATTCTGTTACATGTGCCATACATGTACAATATGAAGTCTGTTTCTGCAATAATGGTATGGCTATAATTTTAGTTGCAATAACCAATGTCTTTTAGTAGCAGCATTAATATATCTAATCATTATATCTTTCtatatcttttttaaaaatccatccaCTTTCTATGattttttagctaaatattgaGGTATGTTTACTTCCATAATGACCCATGACAAATACTAAAAATCTTACAAGACACGAGGTAGTtgtctttaattttcttaatcctggttaaaaaaaaataaatgtatatatacactgcaaataaagggaacactttaacatttaagtgaacactgaagtgttccctttatttttttgagcagtatatatatatacagggTTAGATAGCTTCAACAGATTTTAATTGaggtaaacaaaattgtttaattgcgtatgtaataaataatgcaactatatttttattttatatatttaaattttaaattattattaaattaagtATGGAAATAAATacgtttttattattgttgttgtttgttgtgcCACCTTTTGTCTCTTTACAGTTTTTAGAGTCTGCTTGTCTAACCCGCGTCAGGAAGGTTGGGATGCACAATGTTCCTGAGTCGCATCATCTGACGCGGCCGCTCCTGGCCGCCTCTGTGCCCCACGCGCCAGCGGAGCAGCTTGAGCAGCGCCTTCCTGAGCTCCACGCTTCGCAGTCCGTACACCAGAGGGTTGATGCAGGGTGGGACCAGCAGCAWGATCAGCAGGGACACGTGGAACCCCGCCGCGGTCRCTGAGGGGCCGGCAAGGCAGTCCGCCCGAGACCCGGCGGACAGCTCGATGACGCCGGTACCCTTGAATTCSCACAGCGCGTCCGACGTAACCTTGAtgagcagcggcagcagctgcaggaacagCATCCCGCAGTAGAAGAGGACTGTCCTTCGCGCCGCGGTGTTGCTCTCGTTGAACGGCACAACAGCGTTGCTGGSGTYRCGRTACATCCTGAAGTATGAGAAGGCGTGTGCCAGCAGGCAGAGCAGCAGCGTGAGGGAACCGGCCACTTTTCGGAATATAGCAGGAGCGCGCGGGGAGCCCACGTGCTGCTCCATGATGTCCGGTTCACACAGCAGCCCCACGGTGACGTCCAGGATGTTCTCCTGCCTTCCCTTACTCAGCACCAGACTCAAGCTGACGACGCCGATGGCAACAGAGTACAACCAGATGAGGACGATGACTTTGCTCACGCGCTCCCGGGTGACCGTCACCGTGTACTGAAGGGCGTAGCACACGAACAGGTACCGCTCTAACGCCATGCAGGTGATGGTGGTGAGGCTGGAGAAGATGGTGGCTCCACCGACGACGTACTGAAAGTAGCAATAAATGCCGAACGCCTTGGTTTGGTGCTGCGCGAGCGAGTGGATGATCGCGGGAGCGAAGGTGATGGTCTGGAGCAGGTCGCTGAAGATCAGGCTTTTGCAGAGGATGAACCGCGGCAGCCAGAAGTCCTCCGACCGCTCGATGGTGTACAAAGTGAACAGGTTGGCCAATAAAGAGAAAAGAGTCAGGAAAGCAAAAACGCAAATGAGCGCGGGAACTGCCGGTCCGTGAGGAATGATGGAATTGAACAGGTGTCCGGCTGTGGCCAAGTGATCCGTCTGGTTCTGGGTGGACCACAAACACTGAGAGCTGATGTTCGGCGCCTCCGCTACCTGCATCCAAGTAAAGTTAGGCATTCTCATCAAAGTAGATTCAAAGGACCGAAGTGCTGTCCAGTCAGCTGTAACCACTTGTGAGATGCTGCGCGTCCTGGTCTGTGCGCCTCAGCATCGCCGCTTTATTGGGTCCGAGAACCCTCCCACTCTAATTACTTGTATTCTCCGCAGAAGTTTTTCTGACATACTCGTGATCGATGCAAGAAGCATCTTGAGAAATGTGAATGTGAAGGTGCaaaatgtttatcattttaaaatcatttcacaATGCAAAGgtgttatttctttaattttttttttttacttttgttgatctacaaaataattaaCCAGATAATAGAacgagtttttgtttttgttccattaaatcaaataattgcatttttttctacatgcaaaaattaaaagccggaacctttgtattgtgtttttttttatttatttatttttgtattcctataaatctgatgcacaagtGACACCTGCAAACAACAGTGATGGTCGAGAGTGAAGTGAATTCATCTTTCTCATATTTTATCAGACTGAAAATTTTTGTATGTATtatgcatttcaaatatttgatgTGATTAGTAATTCTGTGAAGTGGGAAAGACGGGTGCTGTGGTGGCCCAGGggtaaagcacaacccatgtaagGAGGCCTTAGCCTGTAATGTGGTTTTCACAGGTTTGAGTCccagcctgatgacctttgctgcatgtcttcttccttttttcattaaCAGACAGAACCTATACTTGAGTCAGATTCTGTCTAACCTCACTCAAATAAAGGTCAGAAGCACCAATAGAACCTTAAAAAAGAATTGATAGATGAAGGACAAGCCATCAATCAAGAAAACAGGTGTATTAAAGTTACatgaacttaatttttttaattagttttactCCCTCATTTAGtgatgcttttaaaataaattaggtaTACTTACTAATTTTAAgcttactttactttttttttgagGCAATGCGTTTGCATAATTTTTTCCAAGTAAGGTGAACTAATTAGATTTTACAGTGTAGTAGGGGTCTGAACAGAACATGGCAAGATCTGAACAGAAGTAAAACCAGTAGATCAGGATCCAATCTAACTATGGAGCTCTCATGTTGAGTTCAAGTTGtttaacccacatgcagaacacaaacagaacaatcagataaataaagttttattttaacaatgatAAAATGTGCAATTGTGTGGTTCTTGTCCTGTAGATTGGTCGTCTGTACTTTGGCGGAGAAGAGTTTCCGCCAGGGGGGAAGTTACTGTGGTCTCCAGGGTTATGGTCtcttttttcagggttttttttttaaataatttaggttCCAGTGAGAAGCTCTGACCGGAGAGTGTTTTGGTGGTTGATGGAGGAGGATGCGGTGAAGGGCGGACAGGTAAGTTCAGATGATGAGGAGAGTCGAAGAACGATCCGACTGCCGGCTGAGAATCCAGGAACTGTTATTGATTCTTCTGCGGAGGTGAAAAGGGACTCGGGCAACCAGTGGGTAAAAATCCAAGGCGTCACGAGGAAACATCTGAAGGAGAAGGAGTATCAGGAAACTTAGAGAACTGGCACCGAGGGGCGCAGAGAACCATTATTGGCAAACACTCAGGCGTCGAAGTGCTCGTAGTCCGTTCCTCATATACTCCTAGATGATGAAGTGATTACCGGTAATCACAGCAGGTGTGCTGATGCCAGTCAGCAGTCCCGCCCTCCAGGTAGGGCAGCTTATAGGCACCATCTAGTGGATGAAGAGGGAAGCAGCAGACAACAGAAAATCCCCACAAAGAGCCAAACACCGGTTCCCAGCAGGAGCAAAGGAAATGTTGATGAAACGGGAGCATTACAGAAAACATAGGAAAACCAGAAATAGTAcatcaaaaaaagagaaaaaaaatagaatattgtGTAAAAGTGTAATATTGCTTGCAAGTTCATGTGACACCATGAGTTTCCATTAATGACCTTTTTCACAGTATTCTACTTTTCTGAAACACTTTTCATTATCTGTATAccataatcatcaaaactacaagaaacaaacacttgGAAGACACTGCGAGCTGAGTAACAACCATGTGATTATTCTAATATGAGTTTCGTGTTCTGAGGTGACTGGcaagaaatattgcacttttacacaatattctaattttctgagatgtATTAGTATATCAATGAAGATATCaatgaaaataacaataatcaatgaaaaataatactgtCCGTCATCCTGTCTGTCACCATGAGATGATGACAGACACACAAGAAGTGTGATTAACTTCAGACTGACTCCAAATCTCCCTGGCAGCACAGTTGTTTGCTCTGTTGTCCAGGAACAAGAACATTTTGGGTTCCAGGTCTGTCTGCGAGGAGTtgattcttttcctttttaattccAATTTGTACAACAAATGTTTCTCACCTTCTGGCTTCACCCTCTTATAAAACTGATGTGTGACAACACTTCCAGCTCACTTCAACCCACATATGAACAGTTCAAGCTCCAAAGCAGATTTACTGACTAATTTAGTGACTCATTTACCAACTGGGACTTTagcatgtttattattttttatattattatttataagcTGAAACCATGgaagtgtttttaaagaaatacagaCTCCTCATTAATTCCTCAGCC
This region includes:
- the LOC103467062 gene encoding olfactory receptor 1496; this translates as MPNFTWMQVAEAPNISSQCLWSTQNQTDHLATAGHLFNSIIPHGPAVPALICVFAFLTLFSLLANLFTLYTIERSEDFWLPRFILCKSLIFSDLLQTITFAPAIIHSLAQHQTKAFGIYCYFQYVVGGATIFSSLTTITCMALERYLFVCYALQYTVTVTRERVSKVIVLIWLYSVAIGVVSLSLVLSKGRQENILDVTVGLLCEPDIMEQHVGSPRAPAIFRKVAGSLTLLLCLLAHAFSYFRMYRBXSNAVVPFNESNTAARRTVLFYCGMLFLQLLPLLIKVTSDALXEFKGTGVIELSAGSRADCLAGPSXTAAGFHVSLLIXLLVPPCINPLVYGLRSVELRKALLKLLRWRVGHRGGQERPRQMMRLRNIVHPNLPDAG